GACGAGCAAGTCGGATCACAAAAATTATTTTTCACAAGAACAAACACTTTTTTCACAAGTTTGATCCTCGGGGACCTGACTCGACAAAGCGATCACCTTGTTACCCAAAAAACAAGACGTTGAATCTTATGAAAAAAAGTTTTTTTCACCCGACCGAAGACTGGACAAAATCCCACATTTTCACCCGACAATTTCCCTATCTTAAAATAACCACCATCATTTTTTTCACAAGAAAGCACCAAGATTGTGTAATAAATTTTCTAATAGCACTGAAATGGCAATAAGGAAAGTTTGACACCATTTCTAACCGGTGGGGTGTGCTGTCAGGCTGAGGTTTACCACAGCTTGACAGCTGTTTTGCTACAGTTTTTATAGACAGATTGAGGTAAGTTTTAGACTGATTTTGACCAGTCTACTCGTGTTTTTTTTTGAAAGCGTACTCACGTAGGCATAAGCTTATCTGTATATATAGGAGCTGGAAAACAGTACACATATGCAGTTACAAATACAGGTAACACACCATACGAGGAGGATACATCCAATGGCACCATCGCAGACAACTTGCACAAAAGACCTCACAAAAGATTGTTTTACAAAGTAGGCCCTTGGATCCTCTGCTCTAAAGGACGGCCGCCGTGCGTCGACGACGTTCGCCGTTAAGCGAACGCTTCTGGAAGTCTCCTCTTTCAAAAACTAACGAAATATCTCGAGTTGAGCCGTACCCACCGCCAGTTGCTCGCCGAAAATTCGTTTTTTTTGGGACATGCTCGCCGAAAATTCTTTTCTTTCTTTACCTAATATAATATTAAAGTGAGGATTGTTCCTCCACTTTTTTTGGTCCATCACGTACTTGTTTTTCGCCCGTTTCGATTTCCTGAGTTTTTTTTCATCCGTAGCGTGTACCTGCAGGTCATCCTCGGAACGTCAAAAAATAGTCGCTAACAAACGGAGTCAAACCCGGGTTGTCTTTTTCGTCCGTTTCAATTTCCTGAGTTTTCTTCGTCCGTAGCATGTACCTGTAGGTCATCCTCGGAACGTAAAAAAAAGTCGCTAACAAGCGGAGTCAAACCAAGGTTGTCTTGGAAAGAGCACGTAGCCGCTAGCCAACTCAGCTAGCTGACGTTTCATGCAAATAAGGGAAACTTTTCCTATTTGAGATTTTTTTCTCTCATCTGTTTCTTCGCATGGGCCCAGCTGGGCCTGGTCTACACTTTTTTTTTTCGTGGATTTGGGAGCAGcgaaaaaaagaaaatataataTTAAAGTGAGGATTGTTCCTCCACTTTTTTTGGTCCATCGCGTACTTGTTTTTCGTCCGTTTCGATTTCTTGAGTTTTTTTTTCGTTCGTAGCGTGTACCTGCAGGTCATCCTCGGAACGTCAAAAAAAAGTCGCTAACAAGCGGAGTCAAACCCGGGTTGTCTTTTTCGTTCGTTTCGATTTTTTGAGTTTTCTTCGTCTGTAGCATGTACCTGTAGGTCATCCTCGGAACGTAAAAAAAAGTCGCTAACAAGTGGAGTCAAACCAAGGTTGTCTTGGAAAGAGCACGTAGCCGCTAGCCAACTCAGCTAGCTGATGTTTCATGCAAAACAGGGAAACTTTTCCTATTTGAGATTTTTTTTCTCTCATCTGTTCCTTCGCATGGGCCCAGCTGGGCCTGGTCTACACTTTTTTTTTCATGGATTGGGGAGcagcgaaaaaaagaaaaaatatataactTCACTAATTGGGGCTCGATCTCAAGACCTCCGTTCTAACCTCAAAGGGCGCATCCAACTCAATAGGCTTATGATTTTGTAAGAAAACATGGTTCATTGCTAAACTAATTAGTCCCACCTTGCCCCTTTCAATTAAATTCCATTAATTTATATAGGCCCATGAGCTGTATTACATCACCAAGCAGCCTTGGATCGATTGAGGGAAGATAATTTGAGGCTAATTACATGAGAAATAAAAGAAGGAAGGAGAAGTAAGGTTGCAGAAATAAGGAAGAAATGGGAGGAAAAGAGAAGTGAAGAAAAGAATAGTGACGTGACAGAAATAAAGAAAGGAAGGGACGAATTAACCCACCTTGCATGGGAGGCGGGCACGCAGTTCATTCATTCAATCAGTGCGAATTAATAGAACCTGCATACTTTTATTTGTTACCCTTACTAAACCGTAGTAAGGATACGAATACGACTGAAATAAACTACTAGAATCTAAATATAAGGAAAGGATCAGAATAAGTACTAATGCTCTGTATAATACTTTTCCCCGAGCGATGGTTTAGCGGATTCGGAATTGTAACCAAGCATCCTGGGTTCTATACCCGATTCAACACTAGAGCATGCAGCCGATCCTGGATACATAACTATATAAAGTGTGCAGTTTTGGATCTTTATTGGTAACTTGGTCGGACCAACCCAACCGGCGATTTCCGACAAGTCTTTCTGCTTAGAGCAAGAAGTGGAACCAAAATAAAgctttctttattttcatttaTGGATAACCAATCCATTTTCCAATATAGTTGGGAGATTTTACCCAAGAAATGGGTACATAAAATGAAAAGATCGGAACATGGGAATAGATCTTATACCAATACTGACTACCCATTTCCATTGTTGTGCTTTCTAAAATGGCATACCTATACAAGGGTTCAAGTTTCGATCAATATTTGCGGAGTGGATCATCCCTCTCGAAAACGAAGATTTGAAGTTGTCCATAATTTACAGAGTACTCGGTATAACTCACGCATTCGTGTACAAACAAGTGCAGACGAAGTAACACGAATATCTCCGGTAGTCAGTCTATTTCCATCAGCCAGCCGGTGGGAGCGAGAAGTATGGGATATGTCTGGTGTTTCTTCCATCAATCATCCGGATTTACGCCGTATATCAACAGATTATCGTTTCGAGGGTCATCCATTACGAAAAGACTTTCCTCTGAGTGGATATGTGGAAGTTCGCTATGATGATCCAGAGAAACGTGTGGTTTCTGAACCCATTGAGATGACCCAAGAATTTCGCTATTTCGATTTTGCTAGTCCTTGGGAACAGCGTAGCGACGGATAATTCCGAATCTACATAGGTCTAGTCCAGGGGACAAATCAATAGGAAATGCTATTTGCTTCttaagaagaagattttttttgaaatgaaaGAGTTTCCACGGGCGTCGGATATCATTTCTTCAAATAAGGAAGAAGTGTTATCGAAGGATTTCCTTCCATTCTTCCTAGTATGGAAGAAGTAAAGAAAAAGTACTGCGTCTCGATCTACACGCGGTTTCATTGATAGCAGAAGAGTACGCTAGCTAGCGGAGCCTGAAAACGCTTGCTTGCGCCCCACCCCTACGGAAACAATTGCCTATGCTTGCTGCTCGCTCAGTGTCAGTAGAAGGGAAGAAAAGATGGTCACTCCTTTTAGGAACATGGCGAGCCTTACTTACGACTGTTGCACTTCACTCGCTGCTCGTTCATTCACTTGCTCATGAACTCGCTGCTTCGCCAGAAGCGACTAGTCGCCTCCTTTCCTCCGCCGAAAGATGCTTAGCCAGAAGCGATGAAGGAGGGGAGCTGGGGAAGGCCGACGATGGCAATGAGGGGGAAGCTGTCGTAGAAGCTTTGTCCCTTGCTTTACATAAATAGTTATGAACTTACTAAATGACCTTATTTATTCTCCCGGAACGCTAGCAAATCTAATAGTTCCATCTGCTCTTCTTAACTTAAGAACGAAGGCCGCCATCCTTCTTATTCAGGAACCCTTTGTTTGAGGAGGGTGTATCCCCGGGAAGGGGAGAGTGGCCGAGCGGTCAAAAGCAACAGACTGTAAATCTGTTGAAGGTTTTCTACGTAGGTTCGAATCCTGCCTCTCCCACTTGTTGTAGACTTAAGAGAAGAGAAAGTAGGCGGAAGCCTAGGAGGGCCAACCGAGCGAAGCTCTTTTTTTTTGCCGTGCCGTGAAGTGCAATTTTCTCGTATGCGTTTTAGAGAGGTTGTCGAAAAAAGACGATCTATAGAGATTCCCCATCTATATCCAATCGAGAATAGAAGCGACTCGCTTCCGGCGTCGGCTTGTAGTCTCTGCAGTCGGCACACGCACACGCCCGCCATCATGCCTCCTTGGTTTGGGACGAAGCCAAGCGAGACATACGATAGATGAAGGAAGCCCACCCAGCAGGAGGGCTAAAACCTGTAGTTTTGAAGTTGCAAACTCCAGCTTCAAAGCTGGAGTGCTTTAGCCCTTTTTTAAGCAAGAATCACCGTCTTGAGCGCCTTGCGCGctcaagaacaagcaagggatgaGCGCTTTGTTGCTAAAGCGGATACGTTTTCTTGCTGGGGAAGGCTAGTTTGATCGAGGATTGGAGAGGAGGGAGAGGTGGAATAAAAAGCTCGGGATGGATTTTGGAGTCTTCGTGCGAGCCGTATGCGGTGAGAGTCACACGTACGGTAAGGAGGGGGGTTCGCGTCTATACGTGTAGTGTGGTGGTTGGGCCTACCCACCCTATTTGTTCCATGATCTATGGGTCTACTGGAGCTACCCACTTCGATCAATTAGCCAAGATTTTGACCGGATACGAAATCACTGGTGCTCGATCTAGTGGTATTTTTATGGGGATTCTTTTTATCGATGTAGGATTCCTATTCAAGATTATTGCAGTTCCTTTTCGGGCGGTTGTAGGACGGACGGCCCCCTATAGGTAGTAGGGTAGGGTGGGTGGTACCGCTCAGATAGCGGCCAATCCTCCTAACTGCGCGCGGGCCGGGCTTAGAGCACGTGAAACTCATCACTACCTCGTAAGGGCGTTGAGACCATAGCATGTTACACAAAAGCGCCGCTTTCTCAGGAGTGTTGTCACACAGCTGCCCGACTAGAAGAGCTACTCGCTCTGTAGTGTTGTCACACAAGATAAGCACGCCGCCCGCCTGCTGGCCGGGCGAATCGAAGTTATCTTCCGGTCAACTGTCCACCCAGTCAAGTGCAAAAAACACAGTGGAATCACGCAACGCACGCTGCTGGTGTGCTTCCTTCCCACGAGGAAAGAAGAGCGACAAGGTTCAGATTTGACTGTTTGCAGCATGGGAGCTGATTACCCAAAAAATCCCTGGGAAAAAAGAAAAGATATCTCGGTAACGAAAACCATAGGAGGCTGTATTGGCGAGATCCAAGGGTTCACAGCAGCCCAAAAGAAAAACCGCCTGGAAGTCCGAGGACCTTTAGTACCGTACCGAACCAGCAGCCTTCGCGCCAAGCGACGACCGCCCTTGTCCCTTTCCTTTTTCTATTCAGCCTACTTCTTAGCTTTGTTCCGTCAGTCTAAGGCAAAGCTTAAGTGGTTTGCCTACCTTACCCACTTGATGAAAGGGAACGAACTTCGTTTCCTTGGCGGCTTTATGGATGGATTCAGTCAGAAAAAACTCCTTCCTTTTGAAAAAAGTGACGCTTTGCGTCTTCGCTTCCGAGGGTTAGGGTATAGGCCGTTTCGAGCAAGCTTTCGCTTTTTCTCCTGGCTTTCTACAACTTTCGCTTTAGCTTCCAAAGGCGACCCAATGACCTTTCCGGAATTGGAAGTATTCGTCGCCCTACCCTAAGAAAGAAGTCACTATAAAACTGCTTGCCCTCCAGAAGTACCGAAGGTGCGCGGAGCCCGGTGAAAATGAATATGTTTGCTACTGAAAGAAGCCTGCGTATTGACTAATATTCGTTTTTAGAATGAAAGTAGCTATGAAGCCCAATCTACTGTCGATTCAAAAGGGGGCATAGTCATATGGGTGGGGTGTTTGTGGGGAGCTGCCTTGGATATGAGGAATTCCTCCAATCtaaaaaaaagaacaaagaaaaagtCCGTGACGAAGATCTTTCTTTTCTATCAATAGATAGGAATGAGTGTTCGTTATAGGGGATAGGATccatctgctctctctctctctctattttatTTGATGCAATTTAGAGAGAAAGAGCAGTGCGAATTAGAAAAAAAAGAGAATCGGGAGATGATTCCAAAATAGATACATAGACATCTAAAGTAAAGGGATGTATATATTATTCCTATATATATCATCTATCTATGAAAAAAGTAAACATAGTTCGTTTTTGGGTTCCCCGAAGCCCCGAATGGATTGGATCGTTTCTGCTTCTGCCAACGAAATGAAGGCCTCGCCCCTTCCGAATGCTTCTCCGATCCTGAAGTTCTCGCGAAGAGAATAAGATGCAGCTCCCCCTCCCTCTGTCTTTTTCCGCTTTGCTAATCTTCCCCTCTAACACGGGCCGGGCTTAGGCGGGTGCGGGAGGAAGAAAGAAAGTCGAAGAGCATCTTCTCCTTTGTCCTTTTTTAGTGCAACACAGGAAAGCACCCTCTTTTTGTAATCCCTGCAGCTTCCCAGAGGCTTGCTTTTTTTTATTGAATGCATGGCGTAGCTAGGACCCCTCCAATCATGTTTGAGCCTATGTTCACCCGGGGCCAAAAAAGGAGAATTCCGGAATGCCTGCCGACGTTCAGATAAGGTGCATATCCCTTACCACTAAAGGAAAGGCTCGACGAAGGGGGGGATATTAGCTGGGTAAGGAAAATGCTTTCGGAGATTGAGATGTCGATTTGTTTTTCATCAAAAAGGAAGAAGGCCGAGGGGATAGCAGCCTTCCTTCGGGCTTTGCCTGCCGACGTTCTAATAAAGAATTCCGGCTCGTCCCGGGAAAGCGCTGGCAACAACATAAGAAAGGGGTCCATGTAGCTGCTGCGCCCGCCCACTGAGCAGCAGGTTCGGCATCTACTACAAAAGAGAGAATCCACTTCAGATAACCACGTCTCTGCTAGGCAGCGTGTGGAATGGCCGAGAGCGGACCAAATGGATATATAATCCAAGCCGAGAGTGGAGTTACGTGAACAGCCGTCTGATGGAAAACAACTTTCACGTTCGGTTCAGAGAGCACTTTTTTCGTTGAGAATAAGTCCTTCCCTTTTGTGTGAATTCCCCAGCGGCGAATTAACAACTTGTGGGGCCCTATCTATTCAATCTCTCGAGCCCCAAGAAACCCCCCCTCTCCCTCAGACTCGATCTCTCTTTTGACTCTATATATGTGGGAACCTGATATCTATGAGGGTTCACCCACCCCGGTGACATCATTCCTTTCTATTGCGCCTAAAATCTCTATTTCTGCAAATATGTCACgtgtttctattgttgcttccTATGGGGGTACATTACAACAAATCTTCTTTTTCTGCAGCATTGCTTCTATGATCTTAGGAGCACTGGCCGCCATGGCCCAAACGAAAGTCAAAAGACCTCTAGCTCATAGTTCGATTGGACATGTAGGTTATATTCGTACTGGTTTCTCATGTGGAACCATAGAAGGAATTCAATCACTACTAATTGGTATATTTATTTATGCATCAATGACGATAGATGCATTCGCCATAGTTCCAGCATTACGGCAAACCCGTGTCAAATATATAGCGGATTTGGGCGCTCTAGCCAAAACGAATCCTATTTCGGCTATGACCTTCTCCATTACAATGTTCTCATATGCAGGAATACCCCCGTTAGCCGGCTTTTGTAGCAAATTCTATTTGTTCTTCGCCGCTTTGGGTTGTGGGGCTTACTTCCTAGCCCCAGTGGGAGTAGTGACTAGCGTTATAGGTCGTTGGGCGGCCGGAAGGTTGCCATGAGTAAGGTTGGGAGACCGAAGGCAGTTTTCCGTGCACCTGACACGTAGCTTACCGAATCAGTTGCAACACAGATGGGAATGCATGCTACGAAAGACAGGGTCGAGTCTGATACATCAACCGTCGACTCCATATCCTTGTACGAGTCCACAATCACTACACGAGATGAACCTGGGTTTGGTGAATGGAAGTTGGCCTTAGGTGTAATAGGACTCCCACTTACTGCGCGCGATCGTATACTGAGGTGCTCCACGTCGGTTGTTGGAATGACGCGAGCCGGGCCGGGCCTCGATTCCTTTCAAAAAGATGAAGGGACAGAGGTGACTAATTCCCCATCTCATTTGGGGCAGAAAACGAATCGACATCTCGATGTGATACAACCCTTTCCATTTTCGTTGGGAAAGAACGGCGAAGTCCATCCGAACCCTCCAATGAAGAAATAAGAGGAGAGAAAAGCGCCAATGGCGCGCGAAGCGCATGCGGAAGGGGCACGGAGAAATAAAGAAGTGTGGGGGAGAAGCAGCCGAGCTCATTCCCTTCGCTTCCTGGGCCCAAAGCAGTGCTTTGTTTCCTGGCCAAATCAAGGATTTGGGGCTGGTTGCAAAAGATATCTGAATAGAAAGATAGATCCATCCATCTATCCAGATATCTAAAAAAGAATCGATTTCGATTTCATGAAACCTTTGATTCAAAGAACTGCGCTTAGCCCCCCCTCTCATGAAATGGCTCTGCTGCAATGGATGGCAGAGGGTCCGTAGTACCCGAAGCACTGGAGTGATCCAGTAGCCGGGAAGGGGCCTAGAAGTGCCTACTACTACACCACACTACACTTGGCTCTACACATTTACAGAGCTTACCCCTGTCCAGTGTCTGGCAGAACGTTGGGGGCTTCAATCGTCGACTCGTTATCCCCATCTCAGCCCAGGCTAACGGA
This DNA window, taken from Triticum aestivum cultivar Chinese Spring chromosome 1D, IWGSC CS RefSeq v2.1, whole genome shotgun sequence, encodes the following:
- the LOC123181428 gene encoding NADH-ubiquinone oxidoreductase chain 2-like, producing MWEPDIYEGSPTPVTSFLSIAPKISISANMSRVSIVASYGGTLQQIFFFCSIASMILGALAAMAQTKVKRPLAHSSIGHVGYIRTGFSCGTIEGIQSLLIGIFIYASMTIDAFAIVPALRQTRVKYIADLGALAKTNPISAMTFSITMFSYAGIPPLAGFCSKFYLFFAALGCGAYFLAPVGVVTSVIGRWAAGRLP
- the LOC123181426 gene encoding NADH dehydrogenase [ubiquinone] iron-sulfur protein 3-like, whose translation is MDNQSIFQYSWEILPKKWVHKMKRSEHGNRSYTNTDYPFPLLCFLKWHTYTRVQVSINICGVDHPSRKRRFEVVHNLQSTRYNSRIRVQTSADEVTRISPVVSLFPSASRWEREVWDMSGVSSINHPDLRRISTDYRFEGHPLRKDFPLSGYVEVRYDDPEKRVVSEPIEMTQEFRYFDFASPWEQRSDG